Proteins encoded by one window of Capra hircus breed San Clemente chromosome 8, ASM170441v1, whole genome shotgun sequence:
- the PLIN2 gene encoding perilipin-2 (The RefSeq protein has 5 substitutions compared to this genomic sequence) gives MASVAVEPQLSVVARVANLPLVSSTYDLVSSAYISTKDQHPYLKSLCEMAEKGMKTITSVAVTSALPIIQKLEPQIAVANTYACKGLDRIEEKLPILNQPTNQVVANAKGAMTGAKDAVTTTVTGAKDSVTSTITGVVDRTKGAVTGSVEKTKSVVSGSINAVLGSRMMQLMSSGVENALTKSELLVDQYLPLTKDELEEEAKKVEGFDMVQKPSYYVRLGSLSTKLRSRAYQQALCRIEEAKQRGQETISQLHSTFNLIELARKNVHNANQKIQDAHDKLYLSWLEWKRSISYDDTDESHCAEHIESRTLAIARNLTQQLQTTCHTLLSNIQGLPQNIQDQANHLGVMAGDIYSVLRNAASFKEVSDGLLASSKGQLQKMKESLDDVMDYLVNNTPLNWLVGPFYPQVTESESAQAPGTARRPGRRSRKHPKPVPVSNAQGSQPDDSSS, from the exons ATGGCATCTGTTGCAGTTGAACCACAACTG AGTGTGGTGACCAGGGTGGCCAACCTCCCCTTGGTGAGCTCCACGTATGATCTGGTGTCCTCGGCTTACATCAGTACAAAGGATCAGCATCCTTACTTGAAGTCTCTGTGTGAGATGGCAGAGAAGGGCATGAAGACCATCACTTCTGTGGCTGTGACCAGCGCGCTGCCAATCATCCAAAAGTTAGAGCCACAAA TTGCTGTTGCCAATACCTATGCCTGTAAGGGGCTAGACAGGATTGAGGAGAAGCTGCCTATTCTGAATCAGCCAACAAATCAG gTTGTGGCCAATGCCAAAGGGGCTATGACTGGGGCAAAAGATGCTGTGACGACGACTGTGACGGGGGCCAAGGATTCTGTGACCAGCACAATCACTGGGGTGGTGGACAGGACCAAGGGAGCTGTGACTGGGAGTGTGGAGAAGACCAAGTCCGTGGTCAGTGGCAGCATTAACACCGTCCTAGGAAGTCGGATGATGCAGCTGATGAGCAGTGGAGTAGAAAATGCACTCACCAAATCGGAGCTGCTGGTCGACCAGTACCTCCCTCTTACTAAGGATGAACTAG aaaaagaaGCCAAAAAAGTGGAAGGATTTGATATGGTTCAGAAGCCGAGTTACTATGTTAGACTGGGATCTCTGTCCACCAAGCTTCGCTCACGGGCCTACCAGCAGGCCCTCTGCAGGATTGAAGAAGCTAAGCAAAGAGGCCAGGAGACCATTTCTCAGCTCCATTCCACCTTCAACCTG ATTGAACTTGCCAGGAAGAATGTGCATAATGCCAACCAGAAGATTCAGGATGCTCATGATAAGCTCTATCTGTCCTGGCTGGAGTGGAAGAGAAGCATCAGCTACGATGATACAGATGAATCCCACTGTGCTGAG CACATTGAATCACGTACTCTTGCTATTGCCCGGAACCTGACTCAGCAGCTCCAGACCACGTGCCACACCCTCCTGTCCAACATCCAGGGGTTACCGCAGAACATTCAAGATCAGGCCAACCACTTGGGGGTGATGGCTGGTGACATCTACTCTGTGTTTCGCAATGCTGCCTCCTTTAAAGAAGTGTCTGATGGCCTCCTCGCTTCCAGCAAGGGGCAGCTGTAGAAAATGAAGGAGTCTTTAGATGATGTGATGGATTATCTTGTTAACAACACACCCCTCAACTGGCTGGTAGGTCCCTTTTATCCGCAGGTGACCGAGTCTGAGAGTGCTCAGGCCCCAGGTACAGCCAGGAGGCCTGGCAGGCGGAGTAGAAAACACCCTAAACCTGTCCCTGTCAGCAATGCACAGGGCAGCCAGCCAGATGACAGCTCCTCTTGA
- the PLIN2 gene encoding perilipin-2 isoform X1, with protein sequence MASVAVEPQLSVVTRVANLPLVSSTYDLVSSAYISTKDQHPYLKSLCEMAEKGMKTITSVAVTSALPIIQKLEPQIAVANTYACKGLDRIEEKLPILNQPTNQVVANAKGAMTGAKDAVTTTVTGAKDSVTSTITGVVDRTKGAVTGSVEKTKSVVSGSINTVLGSRMMQLMSSGVENALTKSELLVDQYLPLTKDELEKEAKKVEGFDMVQKPSYYVRLGSLSTKLRSRAYQQALCRIEEAKQRGQETISQLHSTFNLIELARKNVHNANQKIQDAHDKLYLSWLEWKRSISYDDTDESHCAEHIESRTLAIARNLTQQLQTTCHTLLSNIQGLPQNIQDQANHLGVMAGDIYSVFRNAASFKEVSDGLLASSKGQL encoded by the exons ATGGCATCTGTTGCAGTTGAACCACAACTG AGTGTGGTGACCAGGGTGGCCAACCTCCCCTTGGTGAGCTCCACGTATGATCTGGTGTCCTCGGCTTACATCAGTACAAAGGATCAGCATCCTTACTTGAAGTCTCTGTGTGAGATGGCAGAGAAGGGCATGAAGACCATCACTTCTGTGGCTGTGACCAGCGCGCTGCCAATCATCCAAAAGTTAGAGCCACAAA TTGCTGTTGCCAATACCTATGCCTGTAAGGGGCTAGACAGGATTGAGGAGAAGCTGCCTATTCTGAATCAGCCAACAAATCAG gTTGTGGCCAATGCCAAAGGGGCTATGACTGGGGCAAAAGATGCTGTGACGACGACTGTGACGGGGGCCAAGGATTCTGTGACCAGCACAATCACTGGGGTGGTGGACAGGACCAAGGGAGCTGTGACTGGGAGTGTGGAGAAGACCAAGTCCGTGGTCAGTGGCAGCATTAACACCGTCCTAGGAAGTCGGATGATGCAGCTGATGAGCAGTGGAGTAGAAAATGCACTCACCAAATCGGAGCTGCTGGTCGACCAGTACCTCCCTCTTACTAAGGATGAACTAG aaaaagaaGCCAAAAAAGTGGAAGGATTTGATATGGTTCAGAAGCCGAGTTACTATGTTAGACTGGGATCTCTGTCCACCAAGCTTCGCTCACGGGCCTACCAGCAGGCCCTCTGCAGGATTGAAGAAGCTAAGCAAAGAGGCCAGGAGACCATTTCTCAGCTCCATTCCACCTTCAACCTG ATTGAACTTGCCAGGAAGAATGTGCATAATGCCAACCAGAAGATTCAGGATGCTCATGATAAGCTCTATCTGTCCTGGCTGGAGTGGAAGAGAAGCATCAGCTACGATGATACAGATGAATCCCACTGTGCTGAG CACATTGAATCACGTACTCTTGCTATTGCCCGGAACCTGACTCAGCAGCTCCAGACCACGTGCCACACCCTCCTGTCCAACATCCAGGGGTTACCGCAGAACATTCAAGATCAGGCCAACCACTTGGGGGTGATGGCTGGTGACATCTACTCTGTGTTTCGCAATGCTGCCTCCTTTAAAGAAGTGTCTGATGGCCTCCTCGCTTCCAGCAAGGGGCAGCTGTAG
- the PLIN2 gene encoding perilipin-2 isoform X2 produces MASVAVEPQLSVVTRVANLPLVSSTYDLVSSAYISTKDQHPYLKSLCEMAEKGMKTITSVAVTSALPIIQKLEPQIAVANTYACKGLDRIEEKLPILNQPTNQVVANAKGAMTGAKDAVTTTVTGAKDSVTSTITGVVDRTKGAVTGSVEKTKSVVSGSINTVLGSRMMQLMSSGVENALTKSELLVDQYLPLTKDELEKEAKKVEGFDMVQKPSYYVRLGSLSTKLRSRAYQQALCRIEEAKQRGQETISQLHSTFNLHIESRTLAIARNLTQQLQTTCHTLLSNIQGLPQNIQDQANHLGVMAGDIYSVFRNAASFKEVSDGLLASSKGQL; encoded by the exons ATGGCATCTGTTGCAGTTGAACCACAACTG AGTGTGGTGACCAGGGTGGCCAACCTCCCCTTGGTGAGCTCCACGTATGATCTGGTGTCCTCGGCTTACATCAGTACAAAGGATCAGCATCCTTACTTGAAGTCTCTGTGTGAGATGGCAGAGAAGGGCATGAAGACCATCACTTCTGTGGCTGTGACCAGCGCGCTGCCAATCATCCAAAAGTTAGAGCCACAAA TTGCTGTTGCCAATACCTATGCCTGTAAGGGGCTAGACAGGATTGAGGAGAAGCTGCCTATTCTGAATCAGCCAACAAATCAG gTTGTGGCCAATGCCAAAGGGGCTATGACTGGGGCAAAAGATGCTGTGACGACGACTGTGACGGGGGCCAAGGATTCTGTGACCAGCACAATCACTGGGGTGGTGGACAGGACCAAGGGAGCTGTGACTGGGAGTGTGGAGAAGACCAAGTCCGTGGTCAGTGGCAGCATTAACACCGTCCTAGGAAGTCGGATGATGCAGCTGATGAGCAGTGGAGTAGAAAATGCACTCACCAAATCGGAGCTGCTGGTCGACCAGTACCTCCCTCTTACTAAGGATGAACTAG aaaaagaaGCCAAAAAAGTGGAAGGATTTGATATGGTTCAGAAGCCGAGTTACTATGTTAGACTGGGATCTCTGTCCACCAAGCTTCGCTCACGGGCCTACCAGCAGGCCCTCTGCAGGATTGAAGAAGCTAAGCAAAGAGGCCAGGAGACCATTTCTCAGCTCCATTCCACCTTCAACCTG CACATTGAATCACGTACTCTTGCTATTGCCCGGAACCTGACTCAGCAGCTCCAGACCACGTGCCACACCCTCCTGTCCAACATCCAGGGGTTACCGCAGAACATTCAAGATCAGGCCAACCACTTGGGGGTGATGGCTGGTGACATCTACTCTGTGTTTCGCAATGCTGCCTCCTTTAAAGAAGTGTCTGATGGCCTCCTCGCTTCCAGCAAGGGGCAGCTGTAG